The Solanum pennellii chromosome 4, SPENNV200 genomic interval ttaatattttatgaaacaatTTTGAGACTAGCATGTCATAAGAGAGTAAATTGGACCTCTAAAAGCCAATATATTAAGCATAAAGTACAAAAACTCCAATAATTTGAGCGTTAATGACATCTTATCCAAAAAgttcttttaaatataattatcttttatttttcaaaactcgCGGATACATTATTTCTTGTCCCTAATACATAGCAAATGATACATAACTgtaaatcaaaatattcataCCAATTTAAGTTTGAAATAATTGAGTTTATATATCAACTATAAGTacacaaaaacaattataatgcATATTACCGAGGTGGATTGATGCATTAGGATTCTTCATattaagagagaagaaaaaatgagatttttataattaattcaaacgatagatatttataaagattatattattttaagtggtgttattacatatttttctcatatattaatatataaaaaatgaacatCATGAGACAATTCTgagatattaaaatatttatggagtaatacaaaattaaaacttttagtAAAGTCACTTCAAGTTAGTTTTGTATTAATGAAGTGACTCaatttttagataaatatttatgtagtaTAGATGCTAAAGATCGACTTTAGCATTTGTTTAAGATTGtatataacatgaaaaaaatcaactcatttttaaaaaaacattttttttctttctaacaagacttattaattaatactatataattgaatattttttaaaaatatttactcgTAGCTAACGGCCTAACACATGGGAGTGTCATTTTATTTAGAAACAAGTCATGTAAAAATTAGTTGCATGTGAACTAACGGTACAaagattattaatgaaagattaataatttgaaatggtTATTAATCGTACATTTAATCTActacaataatattatttaaactttttgtcTGAAActgtttaaaaaaatacattatatatttacgATCATACCCTTAGCTTATTCTATTTACCTTAtgtttaaataactaaaataaagtaCCACATGCACGtttcaaaaattgaattgaattatcaGAAATAATAAATGTGGAAAGTTTAGTACTTCTTGATCAAAGTTAGAATCTgaaattaaaatctaattacCAAGTAAACATAAAGTCATGgtaattagattttaatttcAGAACCTAACTTTAATCAAGTTATGTATTGGCGAGAGGGGAGTTATGTTTCCGAGaagaaattttgattttcttttaaatgatagaaatttttaaatattaatattaaaataagatgtatttttagataatttttttaaaaatatgaattaaacctaaattctttattcattatttaatgATGAGGTGATTGTTCCTTAGACACGATTTCTATTGCTTACCCAAAATGAAAACGACTTATAAAGTTTAGAATGTTTGAACGTTGAAGATAAATAAAGTTAGAAAAACCTAATCCCTAGCCTCTTCTcttataataacaaaataataattaactactaaataagataaaatatattcttaaatatttatttctataaTTTAACGTGATGGTGATGGTTGTGAGGGTGAAGTTAAGCGATGTTAGTAGTTAGTGGTATTAATGGTGTGACCGAAGAATATGAATGGTGTTTGATAACGCGTTTGTGATAGCTGAGACCAATATAATACTAGATAATTAAGATGGTCGAGGTGGGTGATAGTAGAAACATTAGACCGTAATGGCGATAGATAACTAGTAATAGCGGTGAAGGTGGTAGTGAGAATGATGTTGGTGGTGGTCGTGgatataattataatgatggaTGTGATAGGTATAGCATCTAGTTACTATCTGTATGTTGATAGTGATcgttatattatgattataatgaaAGAGATTTTGGTGGTCACATTTGACGGTTGATGACGCTAATGTTGGTCGATAATGGTGGTGGTAATGGATAGAATTACTATGTTGAAGGTGAATAAATATAGTAACGACTAACCATAAAGATTGACAACTGTGATGATTAGTAATGATCGTGGTTAACGACAATAGTAATAGTAATGATAGATATTAACCAACAATCCAATAcaaaaaacaattgaaaaagtataatttatacaaatattatttgaataagAAACACTACGTTACATTGTCTTATGAATATTTATGTTAGCATTTattagaatataattttttttaaaatcataatatatatatatatatatatatatatatatatcatcaattaaatttatattatatgtaaataataaatttttctttaaaactgtattaaaaatatattaaaaatgttcaagtggaaaaaatgttattgctcTCAGTGATAAATGTTTTTCTAAttatatatcatcaataaaatttatattatatataaacaataaatttttctttaaaactatattgtaaatatattaaagtgttcaagcgaaaaaatattattgctttcagtgataaatatttttcttatgtatatttatgtaagattatatgtatttatatttatttttatttttaaagaggtGTGTCACCCACCCAAAACCTATTAAGCTGGGCCGGTCATTTTAAAGCAAGCGGTTATTGTGGGCCGACCCAATTCAAATcgtttaattttcaaaatggaaaatttatatataatattaaaaagatacttatcatttataacattaatattttttttacttgatctttttatatatttataatacaatttaatttatattacaaagaaataatttattattcattcaCATATAGTACAAATTTATTGGtggataatatatttattacgTATTTTGATACACTTATAACGATGTATCAATCtcttaccaaacaaacataatatatttcaaaacacttataatacatatatattttattttttttagttccGCTATCTATCTTTAAAAGAGGGATGcatatatattacatacataatctactttttgtcacgacccaaaaccgagctgtgactggcacccacacttaccctcctatgtgagcgaaccaaccaatctaaaccttaacatttcaatttaatatcaacagaaagtaatgcggaagacttaaactcattaataaaaaccaatttaataacttctaaaattcaacatctattattccccaaaatctggaagtcatcaccacaagaacatctatgatcaaattactaaactaagagtattctaagaagctaaaataaacataagctagtccatgccggaacttcaaggcatcaagacatgaggaagaagatccagtccaagctagaagcattagctcaccctgaaatccggtgtaatgaagactggctagagttgcggttgagttgaagacgacggtacgtttgctgcactccacaaataacaaagaaaacaaatacaagtaggggtcagtacaaaacacgggtactgagtagatatcatcggccaactcaaaatagaaaacagtatatatcagataatatcataaatcaactacaatactcaacgtgtagcaacaacaagttctataatcattaataaacaccgccaagttcacacatgaggactcaagcctcaataccatactcttttgggaattaggttcattagattgagtatattaacatctttcaagattctttatctttattcctcttgtgtcggtacgtgacactccgctcccctactactatgtgtcggtacgtgacactccgatcccctaattctacgtgtcggttcgtgacacccgatccccctattctacgtgtcggttcgtgacacccgatcccctaattctacgtgtcggttcgtgacacccgatcccctaattctacgtgtcggttcgtgacacccggtccccctaattctacgtgtcggttcgtgacacccgatcccctaattctacgtgtcggttcgtgacacccggtccccctaatactacgtgtcggttcgtgacacccgatcccctaattctacgtgtcggttcgtgacacccggtccccctaatactacgtgtcggttcgtgacacccgctccactaatctcattctattaattcatcaatccttcttttataccaaggcatcatcaaccccattactttagttcatcaagccttcttttataccaaggcatcatcaatctcattaataaagtagattagggtttttcaagatttgggattcaatagcttcatcatgcttattttatcacaattatataatcacattcatacaagcatacaattaagcatatagaagggtttacaatactacccaatacatatcattcgctattaagagtttactacgaatagcataaaccataacctacctccaccgaagattcgtgatcaagcaagcaaattccccaaaagcttgttgtcctcttcgtttctctctctctctactcgttctccctctctttctgttctttttctttttcttattcaaaccctctttcttttaccctaattagcatataattaagtataaagatggtaataatatcccactaattaactcaaggttacctcttttaacccccaagtaattagacttataaacattaacccactaactttataattaaagcaggaatagtccaaaacgccccttaaattactaaacagaaatccgacccagcctgggattacgcagcctgtgacggcccgtcgtgcctgcgacggtccgtcatgcaggttcgtcatggactcaatttgtttaaggagtctgtgacggcccgtcgtgcctacgacggtccgtcctgcacttcggttacgaagttcagagagtcgatttcggtacccaaatttcagaattctaagtgttttggaacgagaccccctcgacggtccgtcgtgcccatgacggtccgtcgtgggttccgtcgactcacacagtttttccagaaataaaatctgctgcttaaaacgactaaacaggtcgttacacttttaaacacatattacagatttaacataatgttattatatattgctataaataatagtaataaataaagaatatcaCTAAAATCGGTAATTATTGATCTATAATGAtagttctaattaaaataactaaagtATATTAGTaattagaagaaaatattttttattttattttggaaatatACTATTCTAggaaaacataattaaattgcAATTAATTTGGGATCTGAAACGAATCTCTTGCAGAATAAAGCAATAGAAAACTTTGATTAGAAGGTAACACAACTGTATTACTTTGTTCTGTTCCATGTATTAAACATAaccaattaataattaataatagcaGACTAAGGAATcgaaatttcttttaattttatattctattttacccatttagtgtgtatatatatatatatatattcatgttcGGAATCTGATTAATCTGAATTGATATTGTATAGACTCAGTTGAAAAGGAAGTGTTctctaataatatatatttttcatacatttatATTCATAATCTCTTATTAAAGGCAAAATAATTCTATCAGTTTGGCGACAACTCTCATATTCCTTAATTTGAAAATCGAAATTATTACATATTACGGaatcaaaatttcttttaattatatattcaattttctttgttataATCAGATATTCGTATTTAGAATTCGATTAATTTGGATTGATATTGTTGAAGCCCATTTGAAaagaaagtattttataacaacataattttttccATAGCTTAAATATGAAACCTAGCTCTTATTAAAATGAACGAGATTCTATCTTTTTCATCGCAACTCTATTAATCCTGActtgaaaattgaaatgaataatttgttaaaaattttacattatGTTTGATATTCATATTTGCAACATGATTAATGTGAATTGGTATTGCGTAAGACtcattatgaagaaaaaaaatactctgaCAAGGTACTTTCTTTCATATGCTTTAACCCGATACCTCTAACTaaagacaaataaaatttattattctcacttaCAACTCTTAttgatcaaaatttgaaaatcaaaatatcaGACTaagaaatagaattttttttgaactttatACTTCTTTTACGtgatatctttattttttagtctgtttcaaaaagattaTCATATTActataatttgaataatttaactttaaaatacctCGTTTATTCTTAATGAGATAATGTtcactatataaatatttttgatctTTTCGActataaaattctaaaatttttaatttttttcttaaatcacgTGTCAAATTAAACGATATCGTATAAAATGAGACCAGATTTGTAACTAAAAGAGAACCCGCTCTTTAACGGCTACTTCACTATAATAAAATCCAAATTGACACCGACCATAAACCTTTTTCCAGCCTAGCTTTCCCCATATTTTCacattcttcaaaaaaaaaaaaaaagagaactttACAAAATTAGTCCTTTATTTTTAAGGGTAATACCCTTTTAGCTCTCTACGAAACGAAAAAAAGTAAATGATTAATCATCTATTTTCTAATAACAATGATTTGAAAACGTGAAAAGTAAAAGATTAATCATATTTCTCAAACGTGAAAAGTAAATATTGACCCATCTCATCGATTGATCAACATAATACTGAAATATACAACACAAAAGACTGCATCAAacaataaatactaaataacataaattatattatacctTAAAAACTTACACACCAAACTCTAAAAAccgattttaaaaaatagtacaaaaacaacaaaaaattgtaTCTCTAAATATAACTTCTAGCTAATTTCTGTCAAATCAAACCGTACAGAGTTCAAGATCTTACatacaaagttaaaacattacttctcgtctcaatttatatgacttacttttctttttagtcaatCTCATaaagaatgacatatttttatattaagtaaCAATTTAACTATATATTCTTACTGAATGATTTACTGTCatacaaatatttatcattcattttgaaccacaagttttaaaaattttcatttatttcttaaacttcgtgtTGAATCAAACTATCTCGACTGGGAGAAAGTAATACATAAAAGGACTAAAATTAAAGGGACTATTTTAAACCAAACCTCAAACATAAAGGACCATTTTTGTTATCTAATAAAAAACACTTTTTTTCCACCAATAAATTGCTCTACACagtacccaaaaaaaaaacactacaaATAAATTTCAGAACTTGaaacattcttcaaaaattcaaaattgagaGTCACTTGAGTGAGATTTCATCTCAAGTTTCTCTCACATTTTGAACTTATAAAAAATGCCCAAAAAAATTTCCCCTGTTTTTCAGAAAGTTACAAATCTACTAAACATGTCAATTTTCTTAGCAAAAATGAGAAAACCTCtgaaaaaagtgaagaaatttaGTCTTCTGAAGCATTATAGTTATGGGTATATTCAAGAATACCAGTTTTCTCCTTCGAATACATCATTGCTTCATTactataatagaaaaaaatcattcaGAAAACAGAGGAGTTGCAGAGATATATGCTCTGTTTTCTTCATTTCGAGATGTTTGGGAATGGCGAAATGcgaaggagaagagaaaaagagaaggtACCCAGTGTTGGAGTTGGAGAGATTAGGTTCCATGGAGGAATTTGCAGATTTTCATggcgatgatgatgatgatgatgacgatgattcGGTTGATGAGAGAGCTGAGAAGTTTATtgaaaggttttatgaagaaaTTAAATTGCAAAGACAAGAATCATTTTTGGAGAAGTTTAATGCAATGGTTGAGAATTAATGAGAGCTCGATGCGGAATTAGAACTTTAAGTTTACGAGCTTTGAGAAAAATGGTTATTTGGTTTCTAAATGGATTTCTCAACAAAACGTAAAGCTATTAAATTCTGTTGAACCTTTGGCTCGCTAGCTCAAGAAGCAGaatgagttttttttctttttaaatttaaattatatttatctttttttgatggttttataatcttttttaaaggaaattttatttttggtgtttgGGTTTAGGTTGGATtgtgatgatattatatttgatttattgttctCCACATTGGTTTTAATGGCTGTGGAGATattgttgtttatttatttatatttatttttgtaatgttGTTGCTGTTTAATAAGTTTGTTAGCTTGTTGTATCAAAATATGTAAATTGAAATGGATTACTTTCTCATTTTATAGTTTGCACACAAATATTTGGAATAACCATAGAACATTATTGTAGAATAATGTAGAAAATGGTTCGTTTGATTGCTGGTTAGAACAgagttattttgtttattaattaaaattaaaacatgattatttatttttatttgtcatattttaatttgacacatttaataaaaaaataaattattgatataGATATATTACCAAACTATtcctattaaatgatgtttagtATCAAATCtcgaaaataatttgaaaaaaagtgTATTTAGTACtgagaataaaaatgaaaaaaaatataattgtctGATATATCACAAGTGAATGACCTTTTCTGATCTTCCACACCTCTATGATCTTTCTTAgttaatatcatgtttatgacttttgtatatttgtatgcaacactaaaaatactaaaaatagacACATAAAAGTTCATACTGTACACACTCGAAATATAAAAAACAGAGGcataaaaattcacaaaaagtttaattttttctttttgtaagaATCACCATTGAAATATTACAACTTCCCAATGCCAACCAAAAAAAGAACATGTCCATAGACTAAAATTACAACACCTTCTGAATTCTATAATCTTATATGGATTGACAGCTGAAGATCAATACATCACAAGAATCATGCATACAAACACCAAAAACAccacctatatatatatattccaaacATCACTTCCCTAAAGACAAAATGAATCTGGGAAAAGCACAAACTAACAAATAGAACAAAGAATATATGAAGGGACTTGTTCCGGCAGCGCAATACCTGCCTCCTTGGCGTTTGATAGCAATGCAAAAACTCTTTTAAGATTTGGGATCAAGTATAGAACTTAGATGATCGTCGACTTTTCAGTTCTTTTTATCTGATCCTTTAAGGTTAAGGTTGAACCATCTTTTCTTTGATGACTTGTCTTTGGAGTCTGAGCTTCCATCTTCCCCTGGACTATCGGTTTTATAATCTTCGCCAGGGACTTTACTGCTACTTCCATTACTGAAATGCCCGCTTCCACTGCCGCTTAGATTAGCAATTGACCTTGAAACTGTGAATGAAGAGTGGATACTGTCTCTTTGTTTCAGCATCTCATCGACCTTTACAAACAGCAGTATTTAATCAGTGCAAAGGAACAATCACGTAATAGAAGGAACAAAGCAAAGTAGCGCCTAAGCAATCAAGAGATGCATTAATGATGGCTCTAAATTCTAATTAACTATTCCCGAGTCACTAATTTTTTCATGAGAAATAAACTTGAAGGACTTCGAGGGGAATTAACATCTCAATACGAGCAcatttatgaaaatgatatttagACCATGAGACTAGCAGCAGAAACATACAGACAGCTTCTCTTGGCTGTATCTGTTGGTTACTTCCTGGAAGTGTGCCAATGCCTGTTAACATCACATGGAAAGTAGTACAATGAGCACATCTGAAACAATCTATCACCGATGATAAATATTGTCCAGAAGCAAACCTTTCTATATTCGATTTCAAACTGCCGAAGCTCATTTCTCTTCCTCAAAATCTGAGCCTCGATTTCCTTGAGCTTAACAGTAGTATCCTCATATGACTTGGCACAAAGAGCCTCAATAATATAAGTAGCTGGCTTAAAGAAATTATCTCCTGCAGAATTCAGATCAAAATTCATCCTTGGGGATTTAGTATTGGACTATCAATCGGGAATTAGAAGGTGTTTTGCAGCAACAAAAAACAAGTATTCAGCAATATAAGTAGCTCCAACCATAAACAGCGAATATGTGAGTGCCAGCTTTTAGTTCTGAGACCTCACAAGGTTGAAGGCCCTCCAGTTTCTTAA includes:
- the LOC107017842 gene encoding uncharacterized protein LOC107017842 encodes the protein MPKKISPVFQKVTNLLNMSIFLAKMRKPLKKVKKFSLLKHYSYGYIQEYQFSPSNTSLLHYYNRKKSFRKQRSCRDICSVFFISRCLGMAKCEGEEKKRRYPVLELERLGSMEEFADFHGDDDDDDDDDSVDERAEKFIERFYEEIKLQRQESFLEKFNAMVEN